In a single window of the Pseudodesulfovibrio profundus genome:
- a CDS encoding tetratricopeptide repeat protein, producing the protein MKKLMVLLIVLVLAGCGAQKSDLNIGHAFVKDGNCAEALPYLDQTISNPDDLMDIAYAFFLKARCAEKAGEMAKAYEYLYTTKRVTCYSVEHETNVNLNTYARSEYCQEGLPAKLKELEPSAGDVKAIRQQVDSRLHAKYLEQFVVNK; encoded by the coding sequence ATGAAGAAATTGATGGTCCTGCTTATCGTACTGGTACTGGCTGGCTGTGGTGCCCAAAAGAGTGATCTTAATATCGGTCATGCCTTTGTCAAAGACGGTAATTGCGCTGAAGCGTTGCCTTATCTGGATCAAACCATCAGTAATCCTGATGACCTGATGGATATAGCGTACGCATTTTTCCTCAAGGCTCGTTGTGCGGAGAAGGCCGGTGAAATGGCCAAAGCATACGAGTACTTATATACAACCAAGCGTGTGACTTGCTATTCGGTTGAACATGAAACCAATGTGAATCTGAATACATATGCCCGCAGTGAGTACTGCCAGGAGGGGCTTCCGGCCAAGCTCAAGGAACTGGAGCCGTCGGCTGGAGATGTAAAAGCCATTAGGCAGCAGGTTGATAGCCGTCTGCACGCCAAGTATCTTGAGCAATTTGTCGTCAACAAATGA
- the aroC gene encoding chorismate synthase, which translates to MYGSTFGELFRLTTFGESHGAGLGGVVDGCPAGIPLDESIIQKELDRRKPGQGGVASTTRKEPDQVRIQSGVFEGVTTGTPIGLFVENTNQRSHDYSTIKEIFRPGHGDFTYTGKYGVRDYRGGGRSSGRETVSRVAGGAIAQELLKQEGISVYAYTVELGGIPAEVIDYEGSTDREYFSPDPDAPAKWNEYVSQVKDEEDTLGGVVEVRATSVPIGLGEPVFGKFDARIAHALMSVGAVKAVEIGAGTEAARKRGSENNDPLTPEGFLSNNAGGILGGISSGQDVVARAYVKPIPSILQEQRTVTVDGQETFVMIGGRHDISAIPRINMVLKSMLALTIADLLLIDRRLGRTR; encoded by the coding sequence ATGTACGGAAGTACGTTTGGAGAACTGTTCAGGCTGACCACGTTTGGGGAATCCCATGGCGCGGGGCTTGGGGGAGTAGTTGATGGTTGCCCTGCGGGTATTCCACTGGATGAATCCATCATTCAAAAAGAGCTGGACCGTCGCAAGCCAGGTCAGGGCGGCGTGGCGTCGACCACGCGAAAGGAGCCGGATCAGGTTCGCATTCAGTCGGGTGTGTTTGAGGGAGTGACCACTGGAACTCCCATCGGTTTATTCGTGGAGAATACAAATCAGCGTTCCCATGACTATTCCACTATCAAGGAAATTTTTCGCCCGGGACATGGTGATTTCACCTATACCGGCAAGTATGGCGTTCGCGACTACCGCGGCGGCGGACGTTCGTCCGGGCGGGAGACCGTTTCTCGCGTAGCCGGTGGTGCCATTGCTCAGGAGCTGCTCAAGCAGGAAGGGATTTCAGTATACGCCTACACGGTCGAGCTGGGCGGAATCCCTGCTGAAGTGATTGACTATGAAGGCTCCACAGACAGGGAATATTTCAGCCCGGACCCGGATGCGCCTGCCAAATGGAATGAGTATGTGAGTCAGGTTAAAGACGAGGAAGACACCCTCGGTGGTGTTGTCGAGGTCCGAGCAACCTCGGTTCCCATCGGGCTGGGTGAGCCGGTATTCGGCAAGTTCGATGCCCGTATCGCCCATGCGCTGATGTCCGTTGGTGCAGTCAAGGCAGTGGAAATCGGCGCAGGAACGGAAGCGGCTCGCAAGCGTGGAAGCGAGAACAATGATCCGCTCACACCAGAAGGCTTCCTTTCCAACAACGCCGGTGGGATACTTGGCGGTATTTCCTCGGGACAGGATGTGGTCGCTCGGGCATACGTCAAGCCTATCCCTTCTATTCTTCAGGAACAACGGACGGTTACAGTCGACGGGCAGGAAACGTTCGTGATGATTGGTGGCCGACATGACATCTCAGCTATTCCCCGTATCAATATGGTCCTCAAGTCCATGTTGGCACTGACCATAGCCGACCTCCTGCTCATAGACCGTCGGCTCGGCCGAACCCGCTAG
- a CDS encoding potassium channel family protein gives MADRKEIGVIGLGKFGYSLAEALVGLGHSVVGVDNQGDNVRKAQDKLTQVFRADATDEKALEQIGFKDLERVIVSTGDSMEASILAVLNLLSLGVEEIWVKAISEEHERVLYKLGVHHVVFPEAFVAFQLAQRLTTPGIHDYFGLGSDVATREILVKSWAGKTLRELDLTNTFHIQVIAVRRREEAEFSFVPKADMVFEEGDVIVLIGKTNDVMRIEKS, from the coding sequence ATGGCAGACAGAAAGGAAATAGGCGTCATCGGGTTGGGAAAATTCGGTTATTCCCTAGCGGAAGCATTGGTTGGCCTTGGTCATTCCGTGGTTGGCGTAGATAATCAGGGCGACAATGTTCGCAAGGCACAGGATAAGCTAACGCAAGTCTTCAGGGCCGATGCCACTGATGAAAAAGCGCTGGAGCAGATCGGCTTCAAGGACCTGGAGCGGGTGATCGTTTCCACTGGCGATTCCATGGAGGCGTCCATTCTTGCGGTACTGAATCTGTTGTCGCTTGGGGTGGAGGAAATCTGGGTCAAAGCAATCAGCGAGGAGCACGAACGGGTGCTTTATAAACTGGGTGTACACCATGTTGTCTTTCCCGAGGCTTTTGTCGCTTTTCAGTTGGCCCAGCGCCTGACCACACCCGGGATTCACGATTACTTCGGGCTAGGGTCGGATGTCGCCACCCGCGAGATACTGGTCAAGTCATGGGCAGGAAAGACCTTGCGTGAACTGGATTTGACCAATACTTTTCATATACAGGTGATAGCCGTTCGCCGCCGGGAGGAAGCAGAATTCAGCTTTGTTCCCAAGGCTGATATGGTATTTGAAGAAGGAGATGTCATTGTGTTGATAGGCAAGACCAATGACGTCATGCGCATAGAGAAATCCTAG
- a CDS encoding TrkH family potassium uptake protein, with protein MRSKVISPYWLPIFFFAGPILLGGLALYLDASHPGGPLSFLDALFTATSAMCVTGLIVVDTGSYFSLLGQTIILLLIQLGGLGIMTFTTLLIYLLGQRVPLKDRFAVGQTLLHDPSFSLLRFLLLVVGATFFFELSGAVALWLLDPVGFHPYSALFHSISAFCNAGFSLYPDSLSNWSGDAGINIVFMALITLGGLGFYVILECSRLLKRLLTNRHSLKTGMPLLSWHSYIVLKTSAFLTLAGAAIFFIAEGAAGNAPDSYGEWILTSLFQSVTSRTAGFNTVDIGTMTNVSLVFMMALMFVGGSPGSCAGGIKTTTFRALCSFVAAQFRGESQVRIGRFALSPAAMNRAITLFTMSVLLVFVGTICLTSLESADVASYLMGRDKFMVNMFEIVSAFATVGLSTGITGDLNGAEKSMVIVLMFVVRLGPLWLLSALNSWQSERRYELPSADLPLG; from the coding sequence ATGCGTTCGAAAGTGATTTCGCCATACTGGCTGCCAATTTTCTTTTTTGCAGGCCCCATTCTTTTGGGAGGACTGGCTCTATATCTGGATGCCAGTCATCCTGGCGGCCCGTTGAGCTTTCTGGATGCCTTGTTCACCGCAACATCGGCCATGTGCGTCACCGGTCTGATTGTTGTTGATACCGGCAGTTACTTTTCTCTCCTCGGCCAGACTATCATCCTGCTGCTGATCCAGCTTGGCGGCCTGGGGATCATGACCTTCACAACCCTGCTGATCTACCTTCTGGGACAGCGTGTTCCGCTGAAAGACCGTTTTGCTGTCGGCCAGACCTTGCTGCATGATCCTTCCTTCAGCCTCCTTCGTTTTCTTCTTCTTGTGGTGGGAGCAACATTTTTCTTTGAGCTGTCTGGAGCAGTGGCGTTATGGCTACTGGACCCTGTCGGGTTCCATCCGTATTCCGCGTTGTTTCACTCCATATCAGCCTTTTGTAACGCCGGTTTCTCTCTCTACCCGGATTCACTGTCCAATTGGAGCGGCGATGCCGGAATCAATATCGTATTCATGGCGTTGATTACCCTCGGCGGGCTGGGATTTTATGTGATTCTGGAGTGCTCCCGCCTGTTGAAGCGGCTGCTGACCAATCGTCATTCGCTCAAGACGGGTATGCCCTTGCTCAGTTGGCATTCTTACATCGTTTTGAAAACATCCGCATTTCTAACGCTTGCAGGGGCCGCGATCTTTTTTATCGCTGAGGGAGCTGCAGGGAATGCTCCTGACTCTTACGGGGAGTGGATCCTTACATCGTTATTCCAGTCTGTGACCAGTAGGACAGCCGGATTCAATACTGTGGATATCGGGACCATGACCAATGTTTCACTGGTCTTCATGATGGCCTTGATGTTTGTCGGTGGCTCTCCCGGTTCGTGTGCCGGAGGAATCAAGACGACAACCTTCCGGGCATTGTGCAGTTTTGTAGCTGCCCAGTTCCGGGGCGAGAGCCAGGTCAGAATCGGGCGTTTCGCCTTGAGTCCGGCGGCGATGAATAGGGCAATCACCCTGTTCACCATGTCCGTTTTGCTGGTATTTGTCGGTACCATCTGCCTCACTTCGCTGGAAAGTGCTGATGTTGCTTCCTATTTGATGGGCAGAGATAAATTTATGGTCAACATGTTTGAAATAGTTTCCGCATTCGCCACCGTCGGTTTGTCCACGGGCATCACCGGTGATCTGAATGGCGCGGAAAAAAGTATGGTAATCGTATTGATGTTCGTGGTCAGGCTGGGGCCTCTCTGGCTGCTGTCCGCATTGAATAGCTGGCAGTCCGAGCGCCGGTACGAATTGCCCTCGGCGGATTTGCCGCTGGGGTAA
- the aroL gene encoding shikimate kinase AroL, whose protein sequence is MELKRNIYLIGPRACGKTSIGRALATSLGVDFIDTDHALVESVGMEISDYIDANGWDGFREKESDILSSVSSSSPKVVGCGGGIVLREQNRSLLSGGTVIYLKASVDTLVQRLMADPNEMQRPSLTGKPLDEEVREILAERAPLYERCADIILPEGEIDEIVQYAMYKLDNIS, encoded by the coding sequence ATGGAGTTGAAAAGGAATATATATCTGATTGGCCCCCGGGCTTGTGGCAAGACCAGTATTGGGCGTGCTCTGGCTACATCGTTGGGTGTCGATTTCATTGATACTGACCATGCGCTTGTAGAGAGTGTGGGCATGGAAATTTCCGACTACATCGATGCCAATGGTTGGGATGGTTTCAGAGAAAAGGAAAGCGACATCTTGTCATCGGTTTCCAGCAGTTCTCCGAAAGTGGTCGGATGTGGCGGTGGTATCGTTCTTCGGGAGCAGAATCGTTCTCTGCTGAGTGGCGGCACGGTGATTTACCTGAAAGCTTCTGTCGATACGCTGGTCCAACGGCTGATGGCGGATCCCAATGAAATGCAACGCCCATCATTGACCGGGAAACCACTGGATGAAGAGGTCCGGGAGATTCTGGCAGAGCGTGCGCCTCTGTATGAAAGGTGTGCCGATATTATCCTGCCGGAAGGGGAAATCGATGAGATCGTCCAGTACGCAATGTATAAATTGGACAATATTTCCTGA
- a CDS encoding 4Fe-4S domain-containing protein, with translation MTTKKTCTQLREVAIELGDCRLCQGCVDLNPDVFEWDDNLDMPYVCRSQVTEEEVQDIMNSCPEGCIVFVDC, from the coding sequence ATGACAACGAAAAAGACTTGTACACAACTTCGTGAGGTCGCCATCGAGCTGGGCGATTGCCGCCTGTGCCAGGGCTGTGTCGACTTGAACCCTGATGTTTTTGAATGGGACGACAATCTCGATATGCCGTATGTTTGTCGCTCCCAGGTTACGGAAGAAGAAGTGCAGGATATCATGAATTCATGCCCCGAAGGATGCATTGTCTTCGTGGACTGCTAA
- a CDS encoding type I restriction enzyme HsdR N-terminal domain-containing protein translates to MHETSLGGTIRDYLTGEEIDETTFEEFRQALARFMVEEKGYPKERLKAKLPLTYCVEDEEFERPIDLVLYDENDKPIFLVIFCAGEVGTFERETVCAARLIEGGPVPFAVVSDSMDASLLDTRTGELIGKSMQAIPDYEALMEMVNEAEIQPLTDEQRDKQTRVFHTYCGFIYGTCCSESCSLPPMPERVKGSE, encoded by the coding sequence ATGCATGAAACAAGTTTGGGCGGAACGATCCGCGATTACCTGACTGGTGAAGAGATCGATGAAACGACGTTTGAGGAGTTTCGACAGGCGTTGGCGCGCTTCATGGTCGAGGAAAAGGGATATCCCAAGGAACGGCTCAAGGCCAAGTTGCCGTTGACATATTGTGTCGAGGACGAAGAGTTTGAGCGGCCAATTGATCTGGTGTTGTATGATGAGAACGACAAGCCTATCTTTCTGGTAATCTTCTGTGCCGGAGAGGTGGGGACTTTTGAGCGGGAAACAGTCTGTGCAGCCCGACTCATTGAGGGTGGCCCGGTGCCTTTCGCCGTTGTCTCCGATTCCATGGATGCGTCCCTGCTCGATACCCGAACAGGTGAGCTGATCGGCAAGTCCATGCAAGCGATACCTGATTACGAAGCGTTGATGGAGATGGTCAACGAGGCCGAGATTCAGCCTTTGACCGATGAGCAGCGCGACAAGCAGACCCGCGTTTTTCATACATACTGCGGCTTCATATACGGAACGTGCTGCAGTGAATCCTGCTCCTTGCCGCCCATGCCTGAGCGTGTGAAGGGCAGTGAATAG
- a CDS encoding NADH-quinone oxidoreductase subunit N: MIQSCGNREWKPDVEKWLPFGAGLGLFTTIAAYSAHGTLFYDVYKVDLMSQFFKIAIAFGFFVIVLNTSRQPTLADEKRADYYMLLGFSTLGLIMLASCVELITIYLALELASYSMYAIIPLRAKSKGAAESGVKYILFGAVATALALYGLSYVMASQHTTYIAELATKNWHFAENPMAVVGLCLFLGGMFFKLALFPFHFWCPDVYQGASNETAAFVATMPKMGAIVVLVRLATFLEPGLEITTLLAILGACSMTFGNLSALVQKDLKRLLGFSSVAHAGYIMVGLVSGTPEGLGAAAFYAMAYLLMNLLVFWVISRVAVDGRNLEYSDLNGLYKKAPVLAFSLAAGAFALVGLPPTMGFMGKFFLITSAWDHGYNWLVIILVLNSAIAIYYYLSLFRHAFTEEKVPGNHPDPDNGWFASAGAGMLAAAVLVVGILPAPLFNFAIDAGKVLYGIAVATGGGGH; this comes from the coding sequence ATGATTCAAAGCTGCGGCAACAGGGAGTGGAAGCCTGATGTCGAGAAATGGCTGCCTTTTGGAGCCGGTCTTGGCCTGTTTACAACAATTGCAGCCTACAGCGCCCATGGCACACTGTTTTATGATGTCTACAAAGTGGACCTCATGTCACAGTTCTTCAAGATCGCCATTGCGTTCGGCTTCTTTGTCATCGTCCTGAATACATCGCGTCAGCCCACGCTGGCCGACGAGAAACGAGCCGATTATTACATGTTGCTCGGCTTCTCCACCCTTGGCCTGATAATGCTCGCTTCCTGTGTGGAACTGATCACCATCTACCTGGCGTTGGAGCTGGCCTCCTACTCCATGTATGCGATCATCCCGCTGCGGGCCAAGTCCAAGGGTGCTGCTGAGTCGGGCGTGAAGTACATTCTGTTCGGCGCCGTAGCCACGGCTCTGGCGCTGTATGGTTTGTCCTATGTCATGGCCAGCCAGCACACGACGTATATTGCTGAACTCGCCACGAAGAACTGGCACTTTGCCGAGAACCCCATGGCCGTGGTCGGACTCTGTCTGTTCCTTGGCGGGATGTTCTTCAAGCTGGCATTGTTCCCGTTCCACTTCTGGTGTCCGGATGTCTATCAGGGAGCCAGCAACGAGACTGCAGCCTTTGTGGCGACCATGCCCAAGATGGGTGCCATCGTTGTTCTGGTTCGTTTGGCTACTTTCCTTGAACCGGGACTGGAAATCACCACGCTGCTCGCCATACTGGGCGCGTGTTCCATGACCTTCGGCAACCTCAGCGCACTGGTACAGAAGGACCTCAAGCGACTGCTTGGTTTCTCTTCGGTGGCGCACGCCGGGTACATCATGGTCGGTCTGGTCAGCGGCACGCCGGAAGGTCTGGGTGCTGCGGCGTTTTATGCCATGGCCTACCTGTTGATGAACCTGCTGGTCTTCTGGGTCATTTCTCGCGTAGCAGTGGATGGACGAAACCTTGAGTACAGTGACCTGAATGGATTGTACAAGAAGGCGCCGGTGCTGGCGTTCTCCCTCGCGGCCGGTGCGTTTGCTCTTGTCGGGCTGCCGCCGACCATGGGATTCATGGGCAAGTTCTTCCTGATCACCTCTGCATGGGATCATGGATACAACTGGCTGGTTATCATTCTGGTGCTGAACTCCGCCATCGCCATCTACTATTATCTGAGTCTGTTCCGTCACGCCTTCACTGAAGAGAAGGTACCCGGAAATCACCCTGATCCGGATAACGGTTGGTTTGCTTCGGCTGGAGCCGGTATGCTGGCTGCTGCCGTGTTGGTCGTGGGAATCCTCCCGGCGCCATTGTTCAACTTCGCCATTGACGCTGGCAAGGTCCTCTACGGCATCGCTGTCGCTACTGGTGGCGGCGGACACTAG
- a CDS encoding complex I subunit 4 family protein has translation MLDFGYPVLTLLIAFPLVAACGLFFIKAAPVVRVYTLAVSLLECLLAVPLMNFKLNAEFQFVEKIDWVHQWGLQYYLGVDGISILMVLLTIAVLPLCVLCSWTYIGKRVKEFHFCLLFMTSSVLGVFCALDLVLFYVFWEAMLIPMYLLIAVWGGDDRKYASLKFFLYTLAGSTLLLAAIVAFRITGGTFSIPDLMQMNFSFRFQFWAFLAMALAFAIKVPMFPFHTWLPAAHVQAPSAGSVILAAVLLKMGTYGFLRFCLPLTPAASEYFAPMMIVISLVSIIYGGAIALGQTDIKKLIAYSSVGHMGFVTLGIFLFNMRGVEGALFQMLNHGIVTGALFMMIGCVYERSHSREIEDNMGMGKYLPAFMFFWGLMALASFGFPGTNGFVGEILVFVGAFQESTWIGFLCVPGALLAAAYMFRVSLKMAWGKPSTAKTWKDLNAREWVYLTIPAVFVLWIGLAPTPFFKIIDPSIDKLLNDFDKRKVAHLEEGQPMQTAANDILSVFAGNK, from the coding sequence ATTTTGGACTTCGGATATCCGGTACTCACACTGTTGATCGCATTCCCGCTTGTGGCGGCATGTGGTCTCTTCTTCATCAAGGCCGCGCCGGTGGTGAGGGTCTACACCCTTGCAGTGTCACTCCTCGAGTGCCTGCTCGCCGTGCCGCTCATGAACTTCAAACTCAACGCTGAATTCCAGTTTGTCGAGAAAATCGACTGGGTCCACCAGTGGGGCCTGCAGTATTATCTCGGCGTGGATGGAATCAGCATCCTCATGGTCCTGCTGACCATAGCGGTCCTGCCGCTGTGCGTTCTGTGCTCTTGGACCTATATCGGCAAGCGGGTCAAGGAGTTCCACTTCTGTCTGCTGTTCATGACCTCATCGGTCCTCGGCGTTTTCTGCGCGTTGGATCTGGTCCTGTTCTATGTGTTCTGGGAGGCCATGCTGATCCCCATGTATCTGCTGATCGCAGTATGGGGCGGCGACGATCGCAAGTACGCATCGTTGAAGTTCTTCCTCTACACGCTGGCAGGCTCAACGCTGCTTCTGGCGGCCATCGTTGCCTTCAGAATCACCGGTGGAACCTTCTCCATCCCCGATCTGATGCAGATGAACTTCAGCTTCCGCTTCCAGTTCTGGGCATTCCTGGCAATGGCCCTCGCCTTTGCCATCAAGGTGCCCATGTTTCCGTTCCATACATGGCTGCCCGCAGCGCACGTTCAGGCGCCTTCGGCCGGTTCCGTCATACTGGCGGCCGTTCTGCTGAAGATGGGAACCTACGGATTCCTGCGCTTCTGCCTGCCGCTCACCCCGGCTGCCAGCGAATACTTCGCCCCGATGATGATCGTGATTTCACTTGTATCCATCATCTACGGCGGAGCCATCGCGCTGGGACAAACGGACATCAAAAAACTGATCGCCTACTCATCAGTCGGGCATATGGGATTTGTCACACTCGGCATCTTCCTCTTCAATATGCGCGGCGTGGAAGGGGCGTTGTTCCAGATGCTGAACCACGGCATCGTCACCGGCGCACTCTTTATGATGATCGGTTGCGTTTACGAGCGCAGCCATAGTCGCGAAATCGAGGATAACATGGGTATGGGCAAGTATCTGCCTGCCTTCATGTTCTTCTGGGGGCTCATGGCCCTGGCCTCATTCGGCTTCCCCGGGACCAACGGGTTCGTCGGTGAGATTCTCGTTTTCGTCGGCGCATTCCAGGAGAGCACCTGGATTGGTTTCCTGTGTGTTCCCGGCGCATTGCTGGCCGCGGCATACATGTTCCGCGTATCGCTCAAGATGGCATGGGGTAAGCCTTCCACGGCCAAGACATGGAAGGATCTGAATGCGCGTGAGTGGGTCTACCTGACCATTCCCGCAGTATTCGTCCTCTGGATCGGTCTGGCACCCACGCCGTTCTTCAAGATCATCGATCCGTCAATTGACAAGCTGCTCAACGACTTCGACAAGCGCAAGGTCGCGCATCTCGAAGAAGGGCAGCCGATGCAAACTGCCGCCAATGACATTCTCAGTGTCTTTGCGGGCAATAAGTAG
- a CDS encoding Na(+)/H(+) antiporter subunit D, producing the protein METSFVHPSMAFLALAAIVPLVPKGLWLNKAFRGTLGLVAPLMAIASVMSVEPGMYGAVEYLDQTLTLGRVDKLSLVFGQVFAIIAFIGGIYGMHVEDRGHYVAGSLYVAGGFGCVFAGDLLTVFLFWELMSIGSTFLIWQARTKESVRAGFRYFVYHTVGGLFLLAGLLLKYKATGSFAFTAADPTAGHLYDWLILAGFCVNAAVVPLHAWLPDAYPRASIAGAVYMCAFTTKTAVYVLARGFAGWEVLAIAGTCMAVFGVLYACIENNARRILSYHIVSQVGYMVAGIGIGTAMTLNGAVAHAYAHILYKGLLFMGTGAILYAVGTAKLDKLGGLAYKLPWVMVWYMVAALSISGMPLFNGFISKTMTITGAAEAHRVFLALGMEIAAVGTFISVGIKLPYFAFWGGKKEYTGEIKPLPFNMYVGMGICGLLCIAQGVYPDMLYRYLPMAVEHQFEPWHIDKVINSGLLLGFSGLAFYLTRSVIKPHDYLNLDFDWFYRLIGRVTMRAVCWPVSKIDDVWTEVYRTVGLKALVKAGSGTSVFDKKGIDTVVDGSAYSVRYLGKVGAKVQTANLQDYLAFATVLGLGIFALVWYFG; encoded by the coding sequence ATGGAGACTAGTTTCGTCCATCCCTCCATGGCGTTTCTGGCGCTGGCGGCCATTGTGCCGCTTGTCCCGAAAGGGCTGTGGCTGAACAAGGCCTTTCGCGGCACCCTCGGATTGGTTGCGCCGCTGATGGCTATCGCTTCGGTCATGTCGGTGGAACCCGGCATGTACGGAGCCGTCGAATATCTTGATCAAACCCTGACATTGGGAAGAGTGGACAAATTGTCCCTCGTTTTCGGTCAGGTCTTTGCCATTATCGCCTTCATCGGCGGTATATACGGCATGCACGTGGAAGACAGGGGCCATTATGTGGCAGGATCGCTCTATGTGGCAGGTGGCTTCGGCTGCGTGTTCGCCGGCGATCTGCTGACGGTCTTCCTGTTCTGGGAGCTGATGTCCATCGGTTCCACCTTCCTGATCTGGCAGGCACGGACCAAAGAGTCTGTCCGCGCAGGTTTCCGCTACTTCGTGTACCACACGGTGGGCGGTCTCTTCCTGCTGGCCGGTCTGCTGCTCAAGTACAAGGCCACCGGTTCATTCGCCTTTACGGCGGCTGATCCCACGGCAGGTCATTTGTACGACTGGCTGATCCTCGCCGGATTCTGCGTCAACGCCGCTGTGGTGCCGCTGCACGCATGGCTGCCCGATGCCTATCCGAGAGCATCCATCGCCGGTGCGGTGTACATGTGTGCCTTCACCACCAAGACGGCTGTCTACGTTCTGGCCCGCGGCTTTGCCGGGTGGGAAGTGCTGGCTATAGCCGGTACCTGTATGGCGGTCTTCGGCGTACTGTACGCGTGTATCGAAAACAACGCCCGCCGCATCCTGTCCTACCACATCGTTTCACAGGTCGGATACATGGTCGCCGGAATCGGCATAGGTACCGCCATGACGCTCAACGGCGCAGTGGCTCATGCGTATGCCCATATCCTTTATAAGGGTCTGCTCTTCATGGGCACCGGTGCCATCCTCTACGCAGTGGGCACTGCCAAGCTCGATAAGCTCGGCGGTCTGGCCTACAAACTGCCATGGGTCATGGTCTGGTACATGGTCGCGGCCCTGTCGATCTCGGGTATGCCGCTCTTCAACGGCTTCATCTCGAAGACCATGACAATCACCGGTGCGGCCGAGGCCCACCGCGTGTTCCTGGCGCTCGGCATGGAAATCGCCGCTGTTGGTACGTTTATCTCGGTCGGTATCAAGCTCCCATACTTCGCGTTTTGGGGTGGCAAGAAGGAATACACCGGCGAGATCAAGCCGCTGCCGTTCAATATGTACGTCGGCATGGGCATTTGCGGTCTCCTGTGTATCGCTCAGGGTGTATATCCGGACATGCTCTACCGCTATCTCCCGATGGCCGTGGAACATCAGTTCGAGCCCTGGCATATCGACAAGGTCATCAACTCGGGTCTGCTGCTCGGCTTCTCCGGCCTGGCATTCTACCTGACCCGTTCGGTCATCAAGCCCCATGATTATCTCAATCTGGACTTTGACTGGTTCTACCGCCTGATTGGTCGCGTGACCATGCGTGCGGTGTGCTGGCCTGTATCCAAGATTGACGATGTTTGGACCGAGGTCTACCGCACGGTCGGCCTCAAGGCCTTGGTCAAGGCGGGTAGTGGCACCAGTGTCTTCGATAAGAAGGGCATTGATACAGTGGTGGACGGAAGCGCCTATTCCGTCAGGTATCTGGGCAAGGTCGGAGCCAAGGTTCAGACCGCGAATCTGCAGGATTACCTGGCGTTTGCAACCGTTCTTGGTTTGGGCATTTTCGCCCTGGTATGGTACTTCGGCTAA